A window of the Halobacterium hubeiense genome harbors these coding sequences:
- a CDS encoding Gfo/Idh/MocA family protein, producing the protein MLGYGFMGDAHANALRSLPQFFPDAPAVSLDVLVGRDETAAREAADRLGFDRVATDWRDAIDDVDVFYNLGPNDVHVEPSIAALEEDVHVLCEKPLAPTVEAAERMADAAAASDAVAATGFNYRFVPAVQYAKQLIEDGALGEIRHARFRYLQDWLVDADAPWTWRMDAESAGSGALGDLGAHSFDLARFLVGDVDAVSGHRETFVEERVPEGESEPRSVTVDDAFAAHAEFANGAMGTFEATRYATGRKNGHTFEIDGSEGALRFDLERLNELEVRRGDGRGFETVLVTDDDDPYGEHWWPAGHVLGWEHTFVHENSEFLGAAAGGGEYAPDFADGLAVQRLLDAVERSDDRREWVTV; encoded by the coding sequence ATGCTCGGCTACGGGTTCATGGGCGACGCGCACGCGAACGCGCTCCGCTCGCTCCCGCAGTTCTTCCCGGACGCGCCGGCGGTATCGCTTGACGTGCTCGTCGGTCGCGACGAGACCGCCGCTCGCGAGGCCGCGGACCGCCTCGGCTTCGACCGCGTGGCGACCGACTGGCGGGACGCAATCGACGACGTGGACGTCTTCTACAACCTCGGGCCGAACGACGTCCACGTAGAGCCCTCCATCGCGGCGCTGGAGGAGGACGTCCACGTGCTCTGCGAGAAGCCGCTCGCGCCCACCGTGGAAGCCGCCGAGCGGATGGCGGACGCGGCCGCGGCCAGCGACGCCGTCGCGGCGACGGGGTTCAACTACCGGTTCGTGCCCGCCGTCCAGTACGCCAAGCAGCTAATCGAGGACGGCGCGCTCGGCGAGATTCGGCACGCGCGCTTCCGCTACCTCCAGGACTGGCTGGTGGACGCGGACGCGCCGTGGACGTGGCGGATGGACGCCGAATCCGCGGGGTCGGGCGCGCTCGGCGACCTCGGCGCGCACAGCTTCGACCTCGCGCGCTTCCTCGTCGGCGACGTCGACGCCGTCAGCGGGCACCGCGAGACGTTCGTCGAGGAGCGCGTCCCCGAGGGCGAGAGCGAACCCCGCTCGGTCACCGTCGACGACGCGTTCGCGGCGCACGCGGAGTTCGCGAACGGCGCGATGGGGACCTTCGAGGCGACGCGGTACGCGACCGGCCGGAAGAACGGCCACACGTTCGAAATCGACGGCTCGGAGGGCGCGCTCCGGTTCGACCTCGAACGCCTCAACGAACTTGAGGTCCGCCGCGGCGACGGCCGCGGCTTCGAGACGGTGCTGGTCACGGACGACGACGACCCCTACGGCGAGCACTGGTGGCCCGCGGGCCACGTCCTCGGCTGGGAGCACACGTTCGTCCACGAGAACAGCGAGTTCCTCGGGGCGGCCGCCGGCGGGGGCGAGTACGCCCCGGACTTCGCGGACGGGCTCGCGGTGCAGCGGCTGCTGGACGCCGTCGAGCGCAGTGACGACCGCCGCGAGTGGGTGACGGTCTAG
- a CDS encoding NAD(+)/NADH kinase, with protein sequence MTRVGVLGDGATAADLVRDAGGEAVVGDEALDSDADVLAALGEDALLDALAAAPGAPVLPVGAGDEYGGVTRDDLPDALAALAGGDYEVDERPTLAVGAGERTVRALADVMLVTDEPARISEYAVATRGRDVDAVRADGVVVATPAGSHGYAGDANGPLLSADADALAVVPVAPFRVERVQWVLDAPATVTVVREEADVSLLVDGRDRGFAAPHDPVELDWGEPFPVAVVAASRGVGFE encoded by the coding sequence GTGACGCGCGTCGGCGTGCTCGGTGACGGAGCGACCGCCGCCGACCTCGTGCGCGACGCCGGCGGGGAAGCGGTCGTCGGCGACGAGGCGCTGGACAGCGACGCGGACGTACTCGCGGCGCTCGGCGAGGACGCGCTCCTCGACGCGCTGGCCGCGGCGCCGGGCGCGCCCGTCCTCCCGGTGGGCGCCGGCGACGAGTACGGCGGCGTCACCCGCGACGACCTGCCGGACGCGCTGGCCGCGCTCGCCGGCGGCGACTACGAGGTCGACGAGCGGCCGACGCTCGCGGTCGGTGCCGGCGAGCGGACGGTGCGCGCGCTCGCGGACGTGATGCTCGTGACCGACGAGCCCGCGCGCATCTCCGAGTACGCGGTCGCCACGCGGGGCCGCGACGTCGACGCGGTGCGCGCGGACGGCGTCGTCGTCGCGACGCCCGCCGGCAGCCACGGCTACGCCGGCGACGCGAACGGCCCGCTGCTGTCCGCGGACGCCGACGCGCTCGCGGTCGTGCCCGTCGCGCCGTTCCGCGTCGAGCGCGTCCAGTGGGTGCTGGACGCGCCCGCCACCGTCACCGTCGTCCGCGAGGAAGCCGACGTGTCGCTGCTCGTGGACGGCCGCGACCGCGGGTTCGCCGCTCCGCACGACCCCGTCGAACTCGACTGGGGGGAGCCGTTCCCCGTCGCGGTCGTCGCGGCGTCGCGGGGCGTCGGCTTCGAGTGA
- a CDS encoding plastocyanin/azurin family copper-binding protein: MNSDADERVTRRSFLRTGVGAAAAGVAATGTAAAQEGEGGPTVVTVGPGGSNVFDPETAYVQPGGTVRWEWGSSGHNVVPQSTPSGSDWSGHEPLEDSGFTYEHTFETEGTYEYVCTPHASLGMEGVIEVTENPPENTGYQSILPDSALNLGVAATGSLVSVLGLTYLFMRYGGDYEGDFGE, from the coding sequence ATGAACTCCGATGCAGACGAGCGGGTGACGCGCCGCAGTTTCCTCCGAACGGGTGTCGGCGCCGCCGCTGCGGGGGTCGCCGCGACTGGAACGGCCGCCGCGCAGGAAGGCGAGGGCGGCCCGACGGTCGTCACCGTCGGCCCGGGCGGGAGCAACGTCTTCGACCCAGAGACCGCCTACGTGCAGCCCGGTGGCACCGTCCGCTGGGAGTGGGGGTCCAGCGGCCACAACGTCGTTCCCCAGTCGACGCCGTCGGGCTCGGACTGGTCGGGCCACGAGCCCCTCGAAGACTCCGGGTTCACCTACGAGCACACCTTCGAGACCGAGGGCACCTACGAGTACGTCTGTACGCCCCACGCCAGCCTCGGCATGGAGGGCGTCATCGAGGTCACGGAGAACCCGCCGGAGAACACCGGCTACCAGTCCATCCTCCCGGACAGCGCGCTGAACCTCGGCGTCGCCGCGACCGGGTCGCTGGTGTCGGTGCTCGGTCTCACTTACCTCTTCATGCGGTACGGCGGCGACTACGAGGGCGACTTCGGGGAGTAA
- a CDS encoding DUF7313 family protein translates to MAVPSVTLFGPLDTVLAPYAEYAVLVMVVLNFVSRRVAHAAHERQAENGADALSWHPFHAFTTWGVVLLSFYYLTLHHHSGMVLSVLALGTMLADFFEFEARKVEAREGLELEAPKGALVAATITFLYAAYISVFFLIKPYWVQVV, encoded by the coding sequence ATGGCAGTTCCATCGGTCACGCTCTTCGGGCCACTCGACACGGTGCTGGCGCCCTACGCCGAGTACGCCGTGTTGGTCATGGTCGTGTTGAACTTCGTCAGCCGGCGGGTCGCCCACGCCGCCCACGAACGGCAGGCCGAGAACGGCGCGGACGCGCTCTCGTGGCACCCGTTCCACGCCTTCACGACGTGGGGCGTCGTGCTGTTGAGCTTCTACTACCTGACGCTGCACCACCACAGCGGCATGGTGTTGTCCGTGCTCGCGCTCGGCACGATGCTCGCCGACTTCTTCGAGTTCGAAGCGCGCAAGGTCGAAGCCCGCGAGGGCCTCGAACTGGAAGCCCCGAAGGGCGCTCTCGTCGCGGCGACCATCACGTTCCTGTACGCCGCCTACATCAGCGTCTTCTTCCTCATCAAGCCGTACTGGGTGCAGGTCGTCTGA
- a CDS encoding DUF7315 family membrane protein — protein MGDDERGRDVVVPDRLYKSVTVFSTLFAVVTVVLGFVSLDSATNAGRAAPEDVNVALAALGVGLIAVGGLVYAFSSRFRASGMAKDKDSGDEPSDNG, from the coding sequence ATGGGTGACGACGAACGTGGCAGAGACGTGGTCGTGCCCGACCGGCTCTACAAGTCCGTGACCGTCTTCTCGACGCTGTTCGCCGTCGTCACGGTCGTCCTCGGGTTCGTCTCGCTGGACAGCGCGACGAACGCGGGACGGGCGGCGCCCGAGGACGTGAACGTCGCGCTCGCGGCGCTCGGCGTCGGCCTCATCGCGGTCGGGGGGCTCGTGTACGCGTTCTCCTCGCGGTTCCGCGCCAGCGGAATGGCAAAGGATAAAGACAGCGGCGACGAACCTTCGGATAATGGCTGA
- a CDS encoding M28 family peptidase codes for MTDWIGDVFTSDTGWSHLETLVDVRDRMAGSPGEREAAEATRDALAAACGDATLDEFEIQGWTRGDGAVETPDGDEDCIALPRSPNGDVAGEFVDLGYGLPSDFEDADLDGKVVMVASDVPGWYDRYLHRREKYYHAVEAGAAAFVYKNHVEGQLPPTGSVGTEDQPLGEIPALGVSKEVGARLGRKYDGDTVGVSVSAEVGDATSQNVHATLGPDTDEELLVTSHVDAHDIAEGAMDNGAGTAMVVELAHALADREADLDTKVRFVCFGAEEVGLVGSAYDAANRDREQVRAVLNLDGVVAGRTLEFYTHHFDALGDAARTVAQRFDHPISVTPEMGPHSDHWEYVKFGVPGYHVTSQTDGDGRGWGHTHADTLDKLEVRTFREQAILLTALAVELASDGFAVAHASEADVAAALEAEDLAEGMQITGDWPY; via the coding sequence ATGACCGACTGGATTGGCGACGTGTTCACCAGCGACACCGGCTGGAGCCACCTCGAGACGCTCGTGGACGTGCGCGACCGGATGGCCGGGTCGCCGGGCGAGCGCGAGGCCGCGGAAGCGACGCGGGACGCGCTCGCGGCCGCCTGCGGTGACGCCACCCTCGACGAGTTCGAGATTCAAGGCTGGACGCGCGGCGACGGCGCCGTCGAGACGCCGGACGGCGACGAGGACTGCATCGCGCTCCCGCGCAGTCCGAACGGCGACGTCGCCGGCGAGTTCGTGGACCTCGGCTACGGCCTCCCGAGCGACTTCGAGGACGCGGACCTCGACGGGAAGGTCGTGATGGTCGCCTCGGACGTGCCCGGCTGGTACGACCGCTACCTCCACCGCCGAGAGAAGTACTACCATGCCGTCGAGGCGGGGGCGGCCGCGTTCGTCTACAAGAACCACGTCGAGGGCCAGCTCCCGCCGACGGGGAGCGTCGGCACGGAGGACCAGCCGCTCGGCGAGATTCCCGCGCTCGGCGTCTCCAAGGAGGTCGGCGCGCGCCTCGGCCGGAAGTACGACGGCGACACCGTGGGCGTCTCCGTGAGCGCCGAGGTCGGCGACGCGACGAGTCAGAACGTCCACGCGACGCTCGGCCCGGACACCGACGAGGAGCTGCTCGTGACCAGCCACGTGGACGCCCACGACATCGCGGAGGGCGCGATGGACAACGGCGCCGGCACCGCGATGGTCGTCGAGCTCGCGCACGCGCTCGCCGACCGCGAGGCCGACCTCGACACGAAGGTCCGGTTCGTCTGCTTCGGCGCGGAGGAAGTCGGGCTGGTCGGCTCCGCCTACGACGCCGCGAACCGCGACCGCGAGCAGGTCCGCGCCGTGTTGAACCTCGACGGGGTCGTCGCCGGCCGCACGCTGGAGTTCTACACGCACCACTTCGACGCGCTCGGCGACGCCGCCCGCACGGTCGCACAGCGCTTCGACCACCCGATTTCGGTGACCCCAGAGATGGGGCCGCACTCCGACCACTGGGAGTACGTGAAGTTCGGCGTGCCCGGCTACCACGTCACCAGTCAGACCGACGGCGACGGCCGCGGCTGGGGGCACACGCACGCGGACACGCTCGACAAACTGGAAGTGCGGACGTTCCGCGAGCAAGCAATTCTCCTCACCGCGCTCGCGGTCGAACTCGCCAGCGACGGGTTCGCGGTCGCACACGCCAGCGAGGCCGACGTGGCCGCCGCACTGGAAGCCGAGGACCTCGCGGAGGGGATGCAGATTACCGGCGACTGGCCGTACTGA
- a CDS encoding type II toxin-antitoxin system RatA family toxin: MNTVEVSTDVRVPPAEAYAFVADFPRYAKYSEYLQSVTQHGNGGAGTEYELTFAWWKLTHAVRSRVTDTDEPERIDWKLVDGIDAHGRWEVAETDDGSRVTFVVTYDTDSARGALDLPRLVSLDWVVERVVDKVVEEGERVVERVVADLEGERRPVELTVETH, from the coding sequence GTGAACACGGTCGAGGTGAGCACAGACGTCCGCGTCCCCCCGGCGGAAGCGTACGCGTTCGTCGCCGACTTCCCGCGGTACGCCAAGTATTCGGAGTACCTGCAGTCGGTCACCCAGCACGGGAACGGCGGCGCGGGCACCGAGTACGAACTGACGTTCGCGTGGTGGAAGCTCACGCACGCGGTGCGCTCGCGCGTGACCGACACGGACGAACCCGAGCGAATCGACTGGAAACTCGTGGACGGCATCGACGCGCACGGCCGCTGGGAGGTCGCCGAGACCGACGACGGGTCGCGGGTGACGTTCGTCGTCACGTACGACACGGACAGCGCGCGCGGCGCGCTCGACCTCCCGCGGCTGGTCTCCCTCGACTGGGTGGTCGAGCGGGTCGTGGACAAGGTCGTCGAGGAGGGCGAGCGCGTCGTCGAACGCGTCGTCGCGGACCTCGAAGGCGAGCGCCGACCGGTCGAACTCACCGTCGAGACGCACTGA
- a CDS encoding DUF7314 family protein: MADEFAKGLGLLTGAGLIWMVLAGWYKTPSFSGAQLTGAPPSDLSMLGEAALILTESMFWLAIFGAALFWVGVPLGRQLYAGIGSE; the protein is encoded by the coding sequence ATGGCTGACGAGTTCGCGAAGGGGCTCGGCCTGTTGACGGGCGCGGGCCTCATCTGGATGGTGCTTGCGGGCTGGTACAAGACCCCGAGCTTCTCGGGCGCACAGCTCACCGGCGCGCCGCCGAGCGACCTCTCGATGCTCGGCGAGGCCGCGCTGATACTGACGGAGTCGATGTTCTGGCTGGCCATCTTCGGCGCGGCCCTGTTCTGGGTGGGCGTGCCGCTGGGCCGGCAGCTGTACGCGGGCATCGGCAGCGAGTAA
- a CDS encoding cytochrome b, with product MSVERKDDHDHDAWLEEKDLTPIEHTFLATLVWLDKRLRLVDYLELLETLYYRVNLQMPKSHTEQYNLDNKFWYWYPLYSLGFFSTLAYVVAAISGALLGFYYSPSTAAAASSNIEGATVAYSAVAAIMTDLNFGFFLRSLHRWAAQVMTAAVFLHMLRVYFTGAYKEPREVNWIIGIVLLSLTMVFGYTGYLLPWDQLAFWAGQIGVEMSLSIPLIGEWVAQLVFGGFSPGQPTLQRMYILHVFLLPFVVTTVIAIHLGLVWMQGIAEPH from the coding sequence ATGAGCGTCGAACGCAAGGACGACCACGACCACGACGCGTGGCTCGAGGAGAAAGACCTCACGCCCATCGAGCACACGTTCCTCGCGACGCTCGTCTGGCTGGACAAGCGGCTCCGGCTGGTCGACTACCTCGAACTGCTGGAGACGCTGTACTACCGGGTCAACCTCCAGATGCCGAAGAGCCACACCGAGCAGTACAACCTCGACAACAAGTTCTGGTACTGGTACCCACTGTACTCGCTGGGGTTCTTCTCGACGCTGGCGTACGTCGTCGCGGCGATATCCGGCGCGTTGCTCGGGTTCTACTACTCGCCGTCGACGGCCGCCGCCGCGTCGTCGAACATCGAGGGCGCGACCGTCGCGTACAGCGCGGTCGCCGCCATCATGACGGACCTGAACTTCGGGTTCTTCCTCCGGTCGCTGCACCGGTGGGCCGCGCAGGTGATGACCGCCGCGGTGTTCCTGCACATGCTGCGCGTCTACTTCACGGGCGCGTACAAGGAACCCCGCGAGGTCAACTGGATCATCGGCATCGTCCTGCTCAGCCTCACGATGGTCTTCGGGTACACGGGCTACCTGCTCCCGTGGGACCAGCTGGCGTTCTGGGCGGGGCAGATCGGCGTCGAGATGAGCCTCTCGATTCCGCTCATCGGCGAATGGGTCGCACAGCTCGTGTTCGGCGGCTTCTCGCCGGGGCAGCCGACACTCCAGCGAATGTACATCCTCCACGTGTTCCTGCTCCCGTTCGTGGTGACGACGGTCATCGCCATCCACCTCGGACTCGTCTGGATGCAGGGCATCGCGGAACCCCACTAA
- a CDS encoding cytochrome b family protein — MADDEHTDDAARTDGTGIVPPDDETPTWRERKERTTGLSRLTYEYFERSRREDQDLREESDYVERDVLAFPVWPHELIRNLALTSFFVGMIFFLASTLPPHLGAPANPSQTPSIILPDWYLYWSFGLLKLGPLNPDLAILGGEKLMADRTYGVVANLVVVGFIAIVPFLNKGSARRPVEQPFWASVGVMGVVFAVTISALSMKNLIPLDSHLLFDLTFLVPPIAGAIAYALLKTMREGYMYDLNRRYYKLRPPK; from the coding sequence ATGGCAGACGACGAACACACCGACGACGCGGCTCGCACCGACGGCACGGGCATCGTTCCGCCGGACGACGAGACGCCGACGTGGCGCGAACGCAAGGAGCGCACGACCGGCCTCTCCCGGCTGACCTACGAGTACTTCGAGCGCTCCCGCCGGGAGGACCAGGACCTCCGCGAGGAGTCCGACTACGTCGAGCGCGACGTGCTCGCGTTCCCGGTCTGGCCCCACGAGCTCATCCGGAACCTCGCGCTGACGAGTTTCTTCGTCGGGATGATTTTCTTCCTGGCGTCGACGCTCCCGCCGCACCTCGGCGCGCCCGCGAACCCGAGCCAGACGCCGAGCATCATCCTGCCGGATTGGTACCTCTACTGGTCGTTCGGCCTGCTGAAGCTCGGCCCGCTGAACCCCGACCTCGCCATCCTCGGCGGGGAGAAGCTGATGGCCGACCGGACGTACGGCGTGGTCGCGAACCTCGTCGTCGTCGGGTTCATCGCCATCGTCCCGTTCCTCAACAAGGGGAGCGCGCGCCGGCCCGTCGAGCAGCCGTTCTGGGCGTCCGTCGGCGTGATGGGCGTCGTGTTCGCGGTGACCATCAGCGCGCTCTCCATGAAGAACCTGATTCCGCTGGACTCCCACCTCCTGTTCGACCTGACGTTCCTCGTGCCGCCGATAGCCGGCGCCATCGCGTACGCCCTGCTGAAGACGATGCGCGAGGGGTACATGTACGACCTCAACCGCCGGTACTACAAGCTCCGGCCGCCGAAGTAA
- a CDS encoding NAD(P)/FAD-dependent oxidoreductase: MTEHVAVVGGGPAGLTAAIYTARAGLDTTVYDAGEPILARNAHLENVPGFPAGVNARTFLDATRQQAENAGVEFVEARVERVAGTDDGFVVETDAAATDTADFVVAASWPDSSYLDDFELSRIDRGSKTMLGVDEFGRTDRDGVYAAGRVARQSHQTVVAAGHGATVGLTVIDDSDVPHYHDWVAPEGYFTGRDRDVPPGCEEIGEAERREREQASLDALAALSPADPPTMHPSVEDDD, encoded by the coding sequence ATGACCGAACACGTCGCCGTGGTCGGTGGCGGGCCCGCGGGCCTGACCGCCGCCATCTACACCGCACGCGCCGGCCTCGACACGACCGTCTACGACGCCGGCGAGCCGATTCTCGCGCGCAACGCTCACTTGGAGAACGTCCCCGGCTTCCCCGCGGGCGTGAACGCCCGCACCTTCCTCGACGCCACCCGCCAGCAGGCCGAGAACGCCGGCGTGGAGTTCGTCGAAGCGCGCGTCGAACGCGTCGCCGGCACCGACGACGGCTTCGTCGTCGAGACGGACGCAGCCGCCACTGACACTGCGGACTTCGTGGTCGCGGCGTCGTGGCCGGACAGCTCCTACCTCGACGACTTCGAGTTGTCGCGCATCGACCGCGGGTCGAAGACGATGCTCGGCGTGGACGAGTTCGGGCGCACCGACCGCGACGGCGTCTACGCCGCCGGCCGCGTCGCGCGCCAGTCCCACCAGACCGTCGTCGCGGCCGGCCACGGCGCGACTGTCGGCCTCACGGTCATCGACGACAGCGACGTCCCCCACTACCACGACTGGGTCGCGCCCGAGGGCTACTTCACGGGCCGCGACCGCGACGTGCCGCCGGGTTGCGAGGAAATCGGCGAGGCCGAGCGCCGCGAGCGCGAGCAGGCGAGTCTGGACGCCCTCGCCGCGCTCTCCCCGGCGGACCCGCCGACGATGCACCCGAGCGTCGAAGACGACGACTGA
- a CDS encoding MTH865 family protein, with the protein MADVESELRKELLDAFSNADYPVKNQMGLVPALPDGPSTKFEAGDKSFTAMELATKLSSRADFPYDDAESLVDDVIEGLKDEGDL; encoded by the coding sequence ATGGCAGACGTCGAATCCGAACTCCGCAAGGAACTCTTAGACGCGTTCTCGAACGCCGACTACCCCGTGAAGAACCAGATGGGGCTGGTGCCCGCGCTCCCGGACGGCCCCTCGACGAAGTTCGAGGCCGGCGACAAGTCCTTCACCGCGATGGAGCTGGCGACGAAGCTCTCCAGCCGCGCGGACTTCCCCTACGACGACGCCGAATCCCTCGTCGACGACGTCATCGAGGGCCTGAAGGACGAAGGCGACCTCTGA